Proteins from a single region of Verrucosispora sp. NA02020:
- a CDS encoding helix-turn-helix domain-containing protein, with product MVLLRRVIGDALRARRQGQHRTLREVSSAANVSLGYLSEIERGQKEPSSELLAAICDALGARLSELLREVSDTVALAEQLPGVLVPVQDEPAEATPVGATAVHKSTGRPVRQVSSDGSVAVAVRQESPLKATLRSTRVRSAERTERDVVCAA from the coding sequence ATGGTCCTGCTACGCCGGGTGATCGGTGACGCACTACGGGCGCGCCGGCAGGGGCAGCACCGCACGCTGCGCGAGGTCTCTTCCGCCGCCAACGTCAGCCTGGGCTACCTGTCCGAGATCGAACGCGGCCAGAAGGAACCCTCAAGCGAACTGCTCGCCGCGATCTGCGACGCCCTCGGCGCCCGTCTGTCCGAGCTGTTGCGCGAGGTCAGCGACACCGTCGCCCTCGCCGAGCAGCTGCCGGGCGTGCTGGTGCCGGTGCAGGACGAGCCGGCCGAGGCGACTCCGGTCGGCGCGACGGCGGTGCACAAGTCCACCGGTCGACCGGTCCGCCAGGTCAGCTCGGACGGCTCCGTCGCGGTCGCGGTGCGCCAGGAGTCCCCGCTCAAGGCGACCCTGCGCAGCACCCGGGTCCGCTCCGCCGAGCGCACCGAGCGGGACGTGGTCTGCGCCGCCTGA
- a CDS encoding CinA family protein — protein MGSAAAGVVHRLTERRETLATVESLTGGLLAATIVEVAGASAVYRGGLVVYATELKEQLADVPADLLAARGPVDGDVAAALAEGGRRRCGADWGLATTGVAGPEPQDGKPVGLVYVAVAGPHGSEVRELHLDGSRDHIRGETVTEALRMVTAHVQKDAAAAS, from the coding sequence ATGGGCAGCGCGGCGGCCGGTGTGGTGCACCGCCTCACCGAGCGGCGGGAGACCCTCGCCACCGTCGAGTCGCTGACCGGTGGACTGCTGGCCGCCACGATCGTGGAGGTCGCCGGGGCGAGCGCGGTCTACCGGGGCGGGCTGGTGGTGTACGCGACCGAGCTGAAGGAACAGCTCGCCGACGTACCGGCGGATCTGCTGGCGGCGCGCGGCCCGGTGGACGGCGACGTGGCCGCCGCCCTGGCCGAGGGCGGACGGCGGCGCTGCGGCGCCGACTGGGGCCTGGCCACCACCGGCGTCGCCGGCCCGGAGCCGCAGGACGGCAAGCCGGTCGGGTTGGTCTACGTCGCGGTCGCCGGCCCGCACGGCAGCGAGGTCCGCGAACTCCACCTGGACGGCAGCCGGGACCACATTCGGGGCGAAACCGTCACCGAGGCGCTGCGGATGGTCACCGCCCACGTGCAGAAGGACGCCGCTGCCGCAAGCTAG
- a CDS encoding PspA/IM30 family protein, with the protein MANPFVKGWKYLMALFGARIDEHADPKVQLQQAIDEAHRQHQALVQQAAAVIGNQRQLEMKLSRQMSDVERLQSNARQALVLADQARAKGDETEAGRYEQSAQTLASQLVSSEQAAEDLKTLHDQALAAAGQARRAVENNSMILQQKLAERAKLLSQLEQAKMQETVASSLESMSALTAPGSTPSLDEVRDRIERRYSTAMGRAELAGNSAEGRMLEIQKATLDVAGSARLDQIRASMAGEQLGGTADRDAVGGQQPAAQTNDPGVARLDELRASMNRDRNPGDASAAG; encoded by the coding sequence ATGGCGAACCCGTTCGTCAAGGGGTGGAAGTACCTGATGGCGCTCTTCGGCGCCCGAATCGACGAGCACGCCGATCCCAAGGTGCAGCTCCAGCAGGCGATCGACGAGGCGCACCGGCAACACCAGGCGCTCGTGCAGCAGGCCGCCGCGGTGATCGGCAACCAGCGGCAACTGGAGATGAAGCTCTCCCGGCAGATGTCGGACGTCGAGCGGTTGCAGAGCAACGCCCGGCAGGCGCTGGTCCTCGCCGACCAGGCCCGGGCGAAGGGCGACGAGACCGAGGCCGGACGCTACGAGCAGTCCGCGCAGACGCTCGCCAGCCAGCTCGTCTCCTCGGAGCAGGCCGCCGAGGACCTCAAGACCCTGCACGACCAGGCGCTCGCCGCCGCCGGCCAGGCCCGCCGGGCGGTCGAGAACAACTCGATGATCCTCCAGCAGAAGCTCGCCGAGCGGGCCAAGCTGCTCAGCCAGCTCGAACAGGCCAAGATGCAGGAGACGGTGGCCTCCTCGCTGGAGTCCATGTCGGCGCTCACCGCTCCCGGCAGCACGCCCAGCCTGGACGAGGTCCGCGACCGCATCGAACGCCGCTACTCCACCGCGATGGGCCGCGCCGAGCTGGCCGGCAACTCGGCCGAGGGCCGGATGCTGGAGATCCAGAAGGCTACGCTGGACGTGGCCGGGTCGGCCCGACTCGACCAGATCCGCGCCAGCATGGCCGGTGAGCAGCTCGGCGGCACCGCCGACCGGGACGCCGTCGGTGGCCAGCAGCCCGCCGCGCAGACCAACGACCCCGGTGTGGCCCGCCTCGACGAGCTGCGCGCCAGCATGAACCGGGAT